TCCCACCTGGTCTTCCCACCTGTGTGACTCAGAGACCTTCCCAGGGAATGCCCTGAGATGTCAACAAGTTTGTGTGCTTCGTTTGGCAAGCACTGAGCCCAGACTAAAGCTGGTGCTGTGAAGCAGACTGATGACAGTGCTTagagtttattttagaaagaatacaACTGAAAAAATGAGGAAGCATAATCCCACCGAGGATTCTGGAAAGCATGATGGCCTGGACTTCAGAGAATTGAGGGAACCAGGGTCGGATCAGATCTTCCATCGTAACAGTTGCCAATGAGTTAAAAGCAGAAGATATGGTGCTGAAAGGAGGAAGACAAAGACGAGCTGTGCTGAGCCTGGGAGCTGAGAGGCAAAACCAACAGGGGCCCTACTGAGGGAAGAGCGCCCTAAAGGCAGGAGAGGACATACGCAGCCAGGAGCCATCCTCATTCCTCACGGTTGGCAGCTGAGGAAGAGGTCCAGAAGGCAAGGGCACTTGTCCTTTCTGAACAGGATACAGGTTTTGATCAAGTAGAATCAATTCCTAGAAGAATCCTTCACCAGCAAGGAGGATCCCCTGGGAGAGGATATGCTCTATTCTACACAGATGAGCTGTCCCTCATCATCTATAGATGGATGGGCACACTGAGAAACTCAGAGAGATCCCCTCTTCTACCTGTCACCTTGGGCCAAGTAGGGCTCAGCTGCACCAAGCCTGAGGGAAACGGTCGAAGAGGGTACCTGAGGGAGCCACTGAAGAGGCAGGCAACAAAGAGCCCAGGCAGGCCTGGCAGGTCTTTCAGGAGATCCATCACAAAATACAGGACGAACTGCAGGCAGAGCAGAAGTGCACAGCTCTCTTGAGAGAGGAACCCTTCCCCAGAGTGAAGCGTGTGGGAAGCCCCCTGCATGTGCCCCTACCAGTCTATGGAGAGTGGGTGATTAAGAAGGGGGCTAAGCACTGAGGGTGTCCCAGTTAGTGGAGAGAAAATGGGCTCTAGGTAGAGAATGACGCAGTTCAGCTCCCAACCCTGCCCCTGACTAGCAGTGTGACGAGCATTCCAGCCACCTCGAtgaggctttttttcttttctgtaaaatgagactgtTGTAAGGATTACAGGAGACCAGGTACAGTGGTGAGCCAATAATAAAGGCAGGTCCCCACCCCAGCAGGGTGAGCACTATGATTAGGTGATGCCGGCCAGGGGCTGGGACCCTCATGTGCTAGACTGTAGAATCCCAAGTGGAAAACAACTTACATCCATTTCCTACCCAGGGTGAGAGTCCTTTCTGCAGCCAACCAGACACTCCTCCTGGGGAGCCAGGCTGGCTCTCATGGGCAGAGAAGGGTGCCAGGGAGGACTTCTCACCTGGTCAGGGGCTGCTTGAGCCTGCTGGGTGCTCATGGGATACTCCTGGTAGTAGACAAACATGACCAAGCCAATGAGGCAGCTCATGCAGAGGACCAACTGCTGGCAAGGGAAGACTGCATAGCAGGAGCTGCAGAGAGACCAGTGCCAAGGAGACAGAGGCTGTTAACAGACACCCTCAGGCACGTCTCCGAGCTCCAGAAAGCAGACCCATATCCTGACCccaatgggtgtgtgtgtatgctctGGCATCCTGCCCCAACCCCCCCTGCCCCGTGGAACGgggccccctctcctctcctcctccccggTCTTCCTGTCCCTGTACTCACAGCACAGCAGCCTTCTCCGTGCGGGAACTCAGGTAGCGCTGCACCTGAGCCTGGTTCACCCCATACAAGGAGAGCATCATGAAGACACCCCCAAAAGCCAATGTCCAGAAAGTGTGCCGTACAAAAGGATCTGGATCCAGCCTACAACAGACACCGACTGGTCACTGTGGCATAGCCCCAGACAGACACAGCCTTCCTCACACTCCTACAACAGGGGGCAGAGCAGAGACGCTGCTGCAGGGCAAAGGAGCTACTGAAGGCAAGAACTGGGTGGACACAAGAAACAGCACAGCAAGATGGAGGAAGGGTTCTATCCCTCCAACCCACAGCCTCATGCCAGGTACTAAAAACATCTTGACCCTCCTTACCCACCAGCCAGATCCCTGTGATCACCTTCCATCTCTGCAGTGCCAGCTTCCCACCTGTCTCACTGCTGCCCCTAAGGCTTCCACAGCCTGTCCTGTTTACTGCAGCCCTGAGTTCAGGTTCTAGGATGGGCTCGGCCCCCAGGCACTACAGACCCCAGCCAGGGGAAGTGGTGTACTTACACGATCCCAGAGATGCGGCCATGCTGGGAAGCCACTTCCCACACATGCCTCAAGCCGCCCACCTTGGCTGACCCCACAATGATAACCACCAGCTGCCCTAGGAACATGACCAGCGTCTGGAACACGTCTGTCCAGATGACTGCCTTCAGCCCGCCCTGCAAGGCAAAGACAGCATGCCTGCCACAGACGTCTTTAAAACCATCCACAAGTGAAGACACCACACCTACCACCAGCAAGGGACTATACTGCCACCAGGGGCATAACCGCTGAGCCTCTGTTGACATCAGTCCCAGTCCGTCTCCTACCCCACCAAAGTCCCAGCCCGTCTCCTACATCCTGTCTCGTCCCACTCCAGAGCTCCATCCCACCTCACCTACATTTTTACCtcatcccttcctttcctttccctcccatcTCCTCTCCGTCTCCTAAGACTTACTACACTTACCAGAGCAGTATACACAGTACAAACAATGCCTAGGGTCAGCACTGACAGCCACAGGTCAAAGCCAGTCACTGTAAACAGATAAAAACCACATTCCTGTCTCTGGAAGAGGGTTTCCCAacagagaaaccagaaaaaccCTAGTAAGACATGAGGCATTTGGTCATTAAGGATGAAataaatcattcaccacaatggaaaaaaaaatgtttgaatccCACCAAAAGGTGTTGATTAACCAGTTCAGATGAGACATGGTAATGTTTGATTAGCTTTCAGGTGAGGTGAGCCAAGGCACTTCCACCTCCAGCGGAGACCAGTCAAGAGTCCATGCAGGGAAGTAACTCCCTGGCCAAGGTCGGATTCTTTTCTGCACACTCTCCTCTACCGGCCCCTCCCAAAGGTGTTTTCCCAGTCGGCTGTGGCTGAGAGCCAAGGGCTGTGACTCCTCACCTGCATTGAGGGCCAATGATGGTGCATAGAGCACGACTCCCATGTAGATCACCTGTTGCATATGGAAAAGAGAAcgtgagggggaggggaaaggagggtgggcagagggaagggaaaagatggACCTCAGCTCCAATAACCTAATGGCCTCCCTTTGTCTCAGCTcacttccctctcccttcttccaaaTCTTGGCTTGCTGCCACCATAGTGACTATGCTGCAACTGGAAGGAATAGGAAGCAGGATGCCTCTGGTGGCTTCAGGGACACTGACCCCTAGTGAGATCTTCAATCTTGCCAGTTTGAGAGCAGGAAAAGCTCAGAATCCTTCAACATACCAGAGTTTGGGTCCCTCTACCATATCTCAagctcaaattctcccctcatttCTACTTACCATCTGAAAGATGAAGGTCAAGGTCCCACAAACCCGCACAGCTTTATTGAATCGGAGCTCCAGGTACTAGGTAGGAATATGTACgtacacataaacatatatataagtaAGTAAAGGTATTGCTCCCCACTCTACCCCACAATTCGACTTCCCTCAAGAAACCCAGGAACGTGAAGGAATATTCAATTCATATCTGCTCTGGGCCTCCCAGCACAgcaccctcctctccccacctgacCTCACCCAGAAAGAACTTGGAAACACACAATGTGTCTCATCATTCTCATTAGGCAGAAGAGGTCCAGGGACCCAGATCCCTCATATATggcctcttccttctttctattcCTGACCCTGATGGTCCTATgtgcccctcttcctccccactcacCTCATAGGCACTGGTGAGATGCAGGCGGTAGAAGACAGGGATGAAGATGTGTGCAGGGATCAGCAGGCCCAGAAAATAGGAGCAGCCCAGGAACCAATACTGGGTCCCAAATCGGTAGATCTCGGACGGCACACCCAAGATGGCCACGGCTGATTGGAAGGTGGCCAGCAGAGACAGAGCCACAGGAAGACAGCTCATTTTTCGGTCTGCCATGAGCAGCTGGCCAACAGTATGCCGGCCCCAGCCACGAAAGGCATGGTAGAGCCCAATAGCAAGGGAGAGAACCAGCAGCAGCACAAACACTACATAGTCCACAAGGGAGAAGGTAGATGTGACAGTGTTTGTGTCtgaggctgggagcaggggagcagaggtgCTCACCCCCACACTCATATCTTCACCGTGTCTGTGGCCTACGGCCACGTGCtgctcctgggctctgggctgccACTCAgctgggcagtggcaggcagGTGGCTACAACCTGGCTTCTAGCCACGATCTCACAGTCCTTCTCCACCAAGTGACATTGTCCAAGTGAGCTGCAAAGGAATCAGCTCCTAGTCAGGCTTACCCTGCCTTCATGGGCACCCATCCTCAGGCCTGTATATCCCACACCCATCAAACCTGGACCAGCCAGCTCTGCACAGCCCTTGTAAGTCTAGAGGTCCTAGTATGGATTTGgtaggggaggaaggaagcagcaGAGTGAGACAGCCAGGTGACAACTGCTTGTCCAAGATCATTTTGGGCATACACAGCTGTGAAATATAAGAaccttcttggggtgcctggggggtgcAGTCAgattgtgagatcgaaccctgtgtcaggctctgcactcagtgtggagtctgcttgagattctctctccctctgcccctcaccctcctctctaaaataaattaaatcttaaaaaacaaaaacaaaaaactaacctTCTTAGGTCTCCACCccaatcacaaaagaaaaatcaactctAGCCCACATTTCTTCTCAAAGacttccctgcccccacttgcaGGCACAGACCCAGTCACTACAGCGTGCTAAGCCAGCAGACCCCAGCCTGGCGCCACAGCCCagcagggaagaagaaagggagactaATAACAGCATGgtttcctctctttcccccagcctcagcccccatCTCCCCTATTCCCAGTGTCACCTTCCTAACAGGACCCCTTTTCAGCACTGATCCCCAGTGCGATTACCTACATGGCAGCCCCAAACTCCATTCCACATATCCCCAGGCCAACCACTTCGTTCTCCCCAGCACTACTAGATAAGCCCTGCCACCCATCTCTCAGCAACTCTCCCAGCAACACTACAGTCAATAGCAGATCTGGGGAGAGTGCTGGGATTCAAAAGTGTGAGGGCAATGTGCGGGAGCCAGGAGTTCAGAGTTATGATACAGAGAAGCAAACCAGCCAGGGAGCTGGGGGGCAAGGGAACAACAGCCAGGGAAAGTGCGCCTCTCCTCCTGGAGCAGGAACCTACCTAGAGAAGTAATCTCCGTTCTGAGGCAGTGCTGCCTGGAGAAGCTGTGTGTGTCTGGAGCTGAGCAGAAGCTGAGGGTCTGGCTCTATAAGTAGCTGAGGTGAAATCAGGAATTAGGGGTGGAGTGAAGCTCAGCAACTATTTGCTCTGGCCCCTTCAGGGAACCAATCAATGTGATCCAAATGGCCCTATCACCCTATGGCCCCCAAACTCCAGCTCAGTCCTAGAGGCTCCAGAGTGGGGAACAGGGAGCTCACATTCAACAGCATTCCTAGCTAGATTAGGCTTTCACTGTAAGTCACACTTGGCACTGTGTGCTAGAGGGAATTACAAAGTAGGAGCCCAGGGAAACGGGAAAGTTGCTTTTCTGACTCCTGCACCAAAAATACTAATCCTCAAAGAAATACAGCATTATCCTCAGAACAAGGACAGGATTATGCTACTTCAAAACTTAAGGGAACATTCAGAGATCACTATCACGACCCCCCTCAGTTACCAACAAAGATACTGAAGCCCAGATGACTCAAGTGATCTTTCCAGAACCACAGAGCCGATTATTGTCAGTCTAGATTAGAGCTCAGGTCTACTGATTCCCCATCCATCCACTCTTCATTTATACCATAATGTCTTTAGAAAATATCCACAACATACTCAttgatatggagaaaaaaataccaaagcatGTCGGTTTTCAGATAGCCTAAATGATGACAGTTAACGCTTTTTGAacaaccccccccctttttttttagtgAAGCAACTCAGCTCTTACTTCTTGTAACCCAGCTGTGTGCCATGAACTTTACAAActttaataatgataatgaaaaagtaCCCTTTGCTATCACTTTTAAAACACCACCTCTTGTTTATGAACTTTAAATGAACACTCTCTAGCTCTCAAGGAAACGGAGTcagaaaagttaaagaacttcCTTAAGGTCACATGGCATGATACAAaacaagggagaaagaaagagtgctATCTGCAGGTAGGACAGGTGATTTACCAAGGGGCCCATCCTTACTATTCCTAGAACCAGGGCGGGAGCAGAATGTTAATTGTAGTCAGTCATTCACGGAACAAAGTTTAGATTCCAACTAGTCTAGATACACATTAATATAACCTATGTCTTCTGTTCTTGCCCACTATGAGAAAGATCAGCCTGGCTGTCTTCTGGTTCACTCACACTGTGTTCTTGGGCAGATGTCACCCGGCTGGCAAGATATGGTCTTACAGAGACCAAACCTGAACTCTGAACCTCGTAGGGCCAACAAAGAGAGGAAATCAGAGGCGGCAACTCTAGGATCACATGTTCTACGAGTCACAAATGTTCGTACCCAGAATAGTGTTCCCAACAGGCCACTCTGGTTTAACCTAAAGATGCCCTGGGCCTTTGTACATTGCAATATCTTTAGTTCCCACTCCTCTTTGGTAAATTTTACTATGATAGAGGTGATGGAAAATACTGGAGAATAAGAGGTGTCTGCTGTGTGCAAATAAGAATGCGTAGCTGTAAAGGGTTAGTGATAAGGCTACGCTGGTTACGGAAAGGAAAAACGATCTCAGTGTAGACTAGAACACAGACATACAGAACTGGAAACTCTCCTGCTGGGGTAAATTGGTGAAGCTTCTAGATAGAATTCTATTTGCATAAGGTGTAGAGAACCTTCCTGGATGGCTGAAGACAGGGCCAGGCAAGACAGGAAAAACCTGACCCAGTAACAACGTGTTCCTCAGACATGATTCTGATTCTAAGAACAGGATAGTGGCTTTCTAAAAACTACACTGCTCTAAACCCCATGGACTTGCATCTCCCTGAGAGAGGAGGAGCCAAAAGAGCAGAGTGGTTTCACTAAAACTGTAACACACAGGACACAAAATAGTGGGCTGTGAGACCCCTTTCTAAAAGTATGACACACACAGAAACGGAAGACCATCATTCTACACCACCGTACCCCCTTTGACGGCCTGCACTGAATTGCCTTGACTCCTACAAAGGGCAAAGGGGGCCACTGCAGGACCCACTGTCCCAAAAAAGATTCCTTAAAAATCTGCCCTTGTGCTTAGAATTCCTCGAGGTCTGAAAGCTTCGGTACCCTCATTAAAAGGCTAAGAACTATCAACGCCTTAGAGAACATGCCAGCCAGCTGAAAGTAAATCCTTTCAAGGAGATTCCACATACCTGCGGTGTGTGGAAGGGAAGCCGGGGCCGGCCACTCAAGACGAGTCAGCTTTGACGAGCTTTTGCCTGGCCCTATAATCAAAGGCAACACTCAGTCCCTCCGGGCGCGGGGCTCCCGAGGGCCACCCTGGGGTAGCGCTCGCCTTTCCCTTACCTCCGTGGCTCCGCCAGGGCTAAGAAGGTCCAGTCGTTTGTCCTGAGATCAGCATCGCTCCGTTTTTCTGGGAAGGAAAAGGAGTTGAGAAGGCAGGCAAGCGCCTaccccgcccctccctcctcaccaaGGATCCGGCCGCCACGCGGTCTCCGGACTGAGGTGAAGGTGCCAGGGTGCCCGGAGCCTCCCCAGGCTCGTCTCCTCCCGCCGGGGTTTGCCCTTCACTCTTCTATCACCCTTACCCTCTTTATTTGCTGGCTTCCCGCCTTCCCTCCACACGTGAGGTAGCTTAACCACTACACCACGCGGTCTCAACTCAGATCTTCCCGCGCCTCCACGCGGGGAACCAGctcgccctgcccctccccgtcccCGCGCCACTCTTGGGAGCCTCTGGGCACTGGCCCCCATGCGCTGGCCCGCCCGGGTGCAGCCCATTTGCCGGGTCTCCACCTTTGGGTGCAGCGGAGTGGCCGAGCCCGCCCTGCCATATGCCGGCTGAGTGACAGCGGCGGGGGGGCCCGCCCCCTGGCCGCCTCACGTGGCGCCGCCATGTTTACTGAGGGCGGACGGAGTGGGCACCGAGCCACTGCGGTGACGCGACCTCGGCGTCCGGAAGCGAGGAATATGGAGCTGAAAGAGCGGCGGCGGGGAGGCCTTCGCTAacaggggaaaaggagagggggtTGGCCAGTCCGCCCTAACGGGGACTGGGGCGCGCAGAGAAGAGCTCTAACCTCCTCGAGCAGCCGCAAGCCCCAGCCCGTACCGGGCGACTACGCCACGCCCTGGCAGGGCGGAGCCACACGCGCAAGTCTCGCGAGGCGCTGAGAAGGACGAAAGGAGCAAAAAATGTCTCCTCGCGGGCCGGGCAGTCCTTCGTTCCTGGTCCCTTGGGCAGCGACCCTGCTCCTCGCTCTGGGCGCGGAAAGGGCTCTGGCGCTACCCGAGGTACAGAAGCAAGTTAGAGGTCGGGCTGAAGCAGAGCTGCTGGGCAACCTTGTTTCGCGCTCGCCCGCCCTcggctctcccctctccccagcccgcCCGTGGCTCCGATTTGGTCCCTGAGGCTTCCCTGGCTGTAGCCCAGCCGACTCCGGCTCCTGAGTACTCACGCCGCGCAGGTCTCCCGGTGCCCTCGCCCTGCTGACGTAGAGCTTTAAAATTTGATCTCCTTGTTCCTTAATCTTTGAATAACTTTAAATTTTTCGGCTACCGACGAGTCCTCTGGCTCTTCCTCAAGCTCGTCACGCGCGAATGCCGTATATCGTGCTCTGGCAGTACTGTACCTTGTGTAAAGCTTGATGAGTTCTTTGTATGCTTTTATACCTGGCCAAACCGGGTCTGTCAGATTGAGAAGTCACTGGAGAGGGCATAAGAAATATGTTCGAATAGTGATCTTCAAAGATGAGGGCCTTTCCTGGGCAAGGTCTGGTGCAGAAAGTCTAGTATGCTGATTTAGCTCCTGGCTCTAGGCGAAGAAATGAATCCCGTAGGCAAACTTGATATATGAAGATAGGACACTTACCTGCCCAGTGTTAAAGGGATTCTGAAGAGTGTACTTACTGGCAGTTAACTTTTGCTAcctatttgttcttttcttggcttttctttatggaattctaatagttttctcttttgcagATATGCATGCTGTGTCCAGGGAGTGTGCGGGATTTGTCAGAAGTGACCCTTTATTGTAAGCAGACACCAGAGCTGAGGCTGCACTCCCGCTGCTGCCTGAATCAGGAGGGCACCATCgtggggtgagggaggaaaaGACAACTCTGGATACTGGAAGAGTTCCCAAAtcggattcctttttttttttttttttttttaaagtaggcttcatgcccaatgtggggcttgaacttaggaccctgagttcaagacTTGGGTGGAGAttaagagtccaacacttaacccactgagccacccaggcaccgcctcTCCCCCCAGATTCTTAAAGGCTTGCCTGATTGGCTTTGGGATAAATATCCGTGCCTGTTTTGGGGGCATCCAAACCATGATTGTGTGTTACAGCATTTTTAGCTAGGTAAACAACCCTGTGATTCTTCCTGGTTGAAACTGCATAGAAGTCACAatttttgcccattaaaaaaaaagctccgTATggcttcctcttattttttttttaaagagattatttatttatttgagagacagtgagcaagAGAGTacgggagcaggggcagagggagaggctgactccccacactgagcagggagcccgatgtggggctctatcccaggattccaggatcatgacctgagccgaaggcagacgcttaaccaactgagccgcccaggcgcccctacggcTTCCTCTTAAAAgaagttttgttcttttattttcaactctGGATTACTTAGTGTATATTTCCATGAAATGGCTCCGTTAGCCTCCGAGGCAATTTATTAATAGGGTATTCTTCCCTTCCGGTTAATTCATGTTTGTCTTTGAGGCAGATTCCTCTTCTGCAGGTTCTGTCCCCTTATGAAGGTTAGTCcctgcattttcttcctttacacTCTGAAGATTCACTCTTCGTACAGTTTCAGCTATAACCACCGTGCAGGTGTTTCCCCAAACTAGATCTCTTTTAGTATCCTTGGCCACCTGTCCAACCTGAAGGTACACATGAGTACCTCTAGCTTCCTATTATACATTTCCTCTTGAGTGCACCCTCACTTCAGAATCCTAAATGTCATCTGTCTTGCTTCCATTCTCCTCTCCCTAATTACCTAAATACTTCTCTATAGGAAACTatctgaaaatcaatttttttcccatcatccctctctggttttaaaattagaattgtcTGTTGCCCTCAGGATAAAGTTCAAACCATAAACCACTACAGATTGGTCTCAATCcacttttcaaacattttttttccaactatttGTCCACTAAAACCCTTCATGAGGGTCTGGCTTGAGCCAGACTTGCCTACTTTCCAAAAGCATtccacttttgtttctttgttcattcaggCCTCCTTATCTGAAATTTCCTTCCTCCACCAAATTAAAACATATCCATCCTTTAATTCCAGCATCTTCTGTAATGCTCTCTACTACTCAATGCTAGAATatctttttttacttcttctaACCCTTAGTGTCTGTACCACTCAAAATTATTCATATATTGTCCTGTGATTTCTTTCAGATGATAATTTAATGtttatgttgtttttatatttggtGATGGTCTTCCTCTACTACATTGTAAGCCACTTGAAAACTAAGATACtgagggttttcttttcattctcccaATTTTCGCAGTTAATAGGCACTTAAGTATGGGTGCCtaggcagctcagtcggttaagcagctgcctttggctcaggtcagccctgcattgggtttcctgctcagtggggagtctgcttctccctctccctctgccacccccactgcttgtgctctctcactctctgtcaaataaataaataaaatcttttaaaaaaataggcactcagtaaatatttgaagaataaagGAACAGACAGCAATAGatagtgaaggaaaaataatgtgGCATGGTCCTTAATATCCAG
Above is a window of Halichoerus grypus chromosome 10, mHalGry1.hap1.1, whole genome shotgun sequence DNA encoding:
- the SLC5A6 gene encoding sodium-dependent multivitamin transporter isoform X1, coding for MSVGVSTSAPLLPASDTNTVTSTFSLVDYVVFVLLLVLSLAIGLYHAFRGWGRHTVGQLLMADRKMSCLPVALSLLATFQSAVAILGVPSEIYRFGTQYWFLGCSYFLGLLIPAHIFIPVFYRLHLTSAYEYLELRFNKAVRVCGTLTFIFQMVIYMGVVLYAPSLALNAVTGFDLWLSVLTLGIVCTVYTALGGLKAVIWTDVFQTLVMFLGQLVVIIVGSAKVGGLRHVWEVASQHGRISGIVLDPDPFVRHTFWTLAFGGVFMMLSLYGVNQAQVQRYLSSRTEKAAVLSCYAVFPCQQLVLCMSCLIGLVMFVYYQEYPMSTQQAQAAPDQFVLYFVMDLLKDLPGLPGLFVACLFSGSLSTISSAFNSLATVTMEDLIRPWFPQFSEVQAIMLSRILAFGYGLLCLGMAYISSQMGPVLQAALSIFGMVGGPLLGLFCLGMFFPCANPPGAIVGLLAGLIMAFWIGIGSIVTNMASRMAPSPPNISSFSLPSNLTSVTMTTLMPSTTLSKPTGLQHLYSLSYLWYSAHNSTTVIVVGLIVSLLTGGMRGRTLNPRTIYPVLPKLVALLPLSCQKRFHCISYSQVDLSVDTATFPEKMSNGMLKNSRDKEVTAVPEESSAHQGNSPTFILQETSL
- the SLC5A6 gene encoding sodium-dependent multivitamin transporter isoform X2, whose translation is MSVGVSTSAPLLPASDTNTVTSTFSLVDYVVFVLLLVLSLAIGLYHAFRGWGRHTVGQLLMADRKMSCLPVALSLLATFQSAVAILGVPSEIYRFGTQYWFLGCSYFLGLLIPAHIFIPVFYRLHLTSAYEYLELRFNKAVRVCGTLTFIFQMVIYMGVVLYAPSLALNAVTGFDLWLSVLTLGIVCTVYTALGGLKAVIWTDVFQTLVMFLGQLVVIIVGSAKVGGLRHVWEVASQHGRISGIVLDPDPFVRHTFWTLAFGGVFMMLSLYGVNQAQVQRYLSSRTEKAAVLSCYAVFPCQQLVLCMSCLIGLVMFVYYQEYPMSTQQAQAAPDQFVLYFVMDLLKDLPGLPGLFVACLFSGSLSTISSAFNSLATVTMEDLIRPWFPQFSEVQAIMLSRILAFGYGLLCLGMAYISSQMGPVLQAALSIFGMVGGPLLGLFCLGMFFPCANPPGAIVGLLAGLIMAFWIGIGSIVTNMASRMAPSPPNISSFSLPSNLTSVTMTTLMPSTTLSKPTGLQHLYSLSYLWYSAHNSTTVIVVGLIVSLLTGGMRGRTLNPRTIYPVLPKLVALLPLSCQKRFHCISYSQDLSVDTATFPEKMSNGMLKNSRDKEVTAVPEESSAHQGNSPTFILQETSL
- the SLC5A6 gene encoding sodium-dependent multivitamin transporter isoform X3, which translates into the protein MSVGVSTSAPLLPASDTNTVTSTFSLVDYVVFVLLLVLSLAIGLYHAFRGWGRHTVGQLLMADRKMSCLPVALSLLATFQSAVAILGVPSEIYRFGTQYWFLGCSYFLGLLIPAHIFIPVFYRLHLTSAYEYLELRFNKAVRVCGTLTFIFQMVIYMGVVLYAPSLALNAVTGFDLWLSVLTLGIVCTVYTALGGLKAVIWTDVFQTLVMFLGQLVVIIVGSAKVGGLRHVWEVASQHGRISGIVLDPDPFVRHTFWTLAFGGVFMMLSLYGVNQAQVQRYLSSRTEKAAVLSCYAVFPCQQLVLCMSCLIGLVMFVYYQEYPMSTQQAQAAPDQGAIVGLLAGLIMAFWIGIGSIVTNMASRMAPSPPNISSFSLPSNLTSVTMTTLMPSTTLSKPTGLQHLYSLSYLWYSAHNSTTVIVVGLIVSLLTGGMRGRTLNPRTIYPVLPKLVALLPLSCQKRFHCISYSQVDLSVDTATFPEKMSNGMLKNSRDKEVTAVPEESSAHQGNSPTFILQETSL